CCCCGCCCGCCCCGCGCCCGCCAGGAGCCACCGTCCGAGCCTTGCGGAGCGCGGCAGTGGGCGCCGGCTGCCCGCAGCCCCTGACCCGGCCCCGGACGGAGCGCCGGCCGCACCACCGCCCTCTGGCCGTTGCCTCACCGGGTAAGTCCTTGGCCTCGGGGTCCGCTTGGAGCTTCAGGGGAAACTGAGTCCGGGAGGAGGCAGGGGCGTGCTTGGGTCCAGGAGCGAGGTTCCGGGCTGCGGCGTGTGTGCCCAGGTGGCGGCGGGCGGTCCGGCGGCGCAGGGTACAGTTCCCGGGCGGGGACCCCAGGGCGCCCCTGGCCCCCCCGGCTCCGCGCGCCCCGCTCGGGACTATGGTCCTCCGCGCCGAGGCACCGCCCGAGCGCGCACTGGCCGCAGAGTGGTGGGCCCAGGGTCGGCCGGGCCTACTCCCAGGGCAGGCGGGATTTCCGCGCCTCGCGGCTGCCACATCCTGACCATGAATCAGCCACAGTTGGGAAAATAAACTTCAACTTCGGGTCCGCCGCCCGGGTGGCACCCCGAGGTGCGCGCCGGCCTGCGGCCCCACCCTGACTGCTTGGCTTCCAGCTGCCCACGCGCAGGTGGGCGCACAGGGAGCCCTTCCCACCCCGCAACCGCTGGCAGGCTTAGGGGAATCAGCCTCCATCACAGCTCTCTGTTCCTTTTGGGTGGGGTAGGATCCAATCCCTGTACGCCCCCAGACCCACCCGTCAACCCTCTAACTGGGGAGTCGCCCCAGGAGTGACCATGACTAAGGAGGGGAAGGCGGGGTGACCAGCTGTGTCCCTGACCGTCCCCAATGCCCCCTGGGGAGCACAGGCGTGGGGGGTGGTCTGTCTGTCTGGGCCTTCTGGGGCTCAAGCTCCCCACCCAGGGCTCCCGCAGCTCAGCTGTGACCACAGCATTACTGCCCACTCCAGCTGGACacaccaggaggcagagaggcagagacCCTGCCCAGGCAGGGAACCAGGAACCCAGGAACCGGGCCAGAGGTCAGGCACACCCAGAAGGCGCTGGACGTAGGAAATTCCCTTACTGCCAGCCCTGCCCCTCCGTCTGGCACTGGAATGGAGCAGGATACTCGCCCTCTTccggcctcagtttccacatctgcacTCTGAAGGGTGGGACAGCAGCTCAGGCTGGGACCTGCTCCCTGCCGCCCTGCACTGGGAAGGTGGGGTCCCAGAGCAGTGCCTCAGACCCCGAGGGTGCCACCCAGCCAGGGGCTTTTGGGGTGTCGGTGCTCAGCCCCCAGTGCAGCAAATAGTAGCATTGGGTTCCAGGCCTGGGGTCTGAGACCTCACACTGCTCCCACCCCTACCAGGGCAGCAGCAATTTTCTGTTCTAAAAGCCAGGTTGGTGCAGTGGGCcctgcccaggccctgccctcccaTCCCTGGACTGTCATGGGCCCTGCAGCCCGGCAAAGGGGATGTCGCTAGTGGGGACGGACCAAGTGGCCAGGTGCGACTGTAGCCTCCACAGCCAGGGCTCCTGAGTTAACCTTCAGGTGAGCGCCCACTTTGTGGAGGAGCTGACGGCTGTCAAGCGAATGACACACACCGCACATGTGGGGACGTGGAAGCTCCTACCTGAAATAGACTCTGCGCCTTCCATCAAAGTGCAGTTACTTCCTGGGTTGGAAAAGTTATGCGGTTCATGCAGGCTGCGGGAGGGGTGGGTGGTGACTGGAAAGTGATGCGGTGCTGCCTGTGGGTGTGGGGCAGGACGCAGCTGGCCCAGCTCTGGACGGGGACAGTGAAGTAAGCTCAAGCCCCTGGCTTTTTGCTGGTGCCTGGAGGTCAAATTTCCCTGTAGTCAGGAATGAGACCTGACTCCCTGCTGCCAGCCCCTCCCCTACCTCCATCTTGCAAACAGCAGGTGTCTGATAGGTGTGTGGTTCATGGCCCAGTGGACACATTACATTGGAGAAGGCACACCCACCTCTGTTTTCAGGATGGTGGACGGGAAggccgggaggtggaggccacATAGGAGCCAGTCTCTGGAGGGTGGTCCCCAGGGGCCACAGCAGACCCAGGCCTAGTGGACACCTAAAGTCAAAGACTAAGTTCTACCAAcggtgggaaggagagagggcagGGGCACGGGCTCCCCGTCGCTGGAGGGGTGAGCAGGGTCCAACCACCTGGCCCCCTGTTAGAGAGGCTTCCACTCCTGCCAGCCTCACCCTAGGAGGGAGAGTCCTGCCTGGTCTGCCTCTGAGCACCCAGACAGCCTGGGTCCTGAGCTGGGGTGAGGTCTGCTCACACAGCTGCCCCCCAGCCCAGTGCCGGTATACCCTGGCAACCACCAGGCCAGGAGAGCAGGGCAGACCGGTGGTGCCTGTCCTCTCCTGAGGGGCCGTCCTCTCTCACAGCCCTTTCTAAGCTGTAATTAAATAAGGAACCACAGGGGTTGCTTAGGGTCGCCCCTCTGAGGGCTCATGTCAGTCCCCGAGGGCCAGCCTCAGGCCGGGTCTGTCCACTCACCATtcacgccagcctgggcagggTCTGTGTGCTGGGTGAGTGGGTGAGGAGGAAAGGAATGAGCCAGCCTGCGGGGTCCCTCCGCACGGTCTCCCACCCTCATCCCTCCCAGTGCGACGTGGGTCCTGCAGGAGCgttcatttcacaggtgaggcgCGGGACAGTCGGTGCCATTTTACACTCAGTGCCATCCATTCTGCCAGGAGGTGCTGATAAAGCCCCTACTGTGTGCATCTGCCCTTGTGCCCAGAGCCTGGAGCCCAGCCCCGCTCAGCACGGTGCCAGGCAGGTGCAGGGCACTTACTGGGGGTCAGGGTGCAAATGGGCTGGCCCCACAGAGTAGCTGGAGGCCGAGGCCCCCCAGCCCTTGTTGCTACCACTGGGGTAGGCTCAGGGTGCTGGCACTGCCACTCTGGGAATAGGACAGGCCTGTCCTGGTCAAGTAGCCATTACCGGGCCTCCAAACTCGGGGGTTGGTGGGGCAGGAATAGGCCCGCCCTCCAGGCAACCACCTGTGTCACTCCAGAGCAGCCCATGCAGACAGACAACTGCCCAAGGGCCAGCCTGGACCCCGGAGCCCTCCCAGCCAGTCGGCCTGGGTCACAGCCTGGGTGGAATGACCAGTGTGGTCACAGCCCAGATGGGATGACTAGCGTGAAGGCCCTGAGGACCTTGCCACGCCAATGGCCAAGGGCAAGGGCCAAGGCTGCTTTCCTCTTTCGCCTGCAGCTTTTCCCAGaggcagcagggagggagagagaggtacCAGGAGAGTCCTGAGAGAAGGGCCAGCCTGGGCTGCCCCGAGCCTCTGTGCCCTCAGTTCACTCCTGTTCTCACCCCAGAAGGGTGACTGGCCGTGGCTGGGGCACCCTCCATCTCCCTCAGCCCCAACCTCTGTCTGTTGGAAATGGCATGGAGACCCAGAAGGAGCAGATGGGCACCACTGGAGGCCTGGCCAGGCTCCTGGCCGCCGATCAAGGCCTTTGCAGGGTCAGAGGGACATGGGAAGATGCTGCCAAGGCCCCTGGCCCTGGTGCCCTGGGCAGGGACCCTGTGCTCCCGTGCTGTGACAGCGTTATACCACCCCACCTGCTTCCTGTGACCTGGACACAGTCTGAGCACCCCAAGGTCCAAAGTgggagaggtggggtgggggagagggagtgGGGTGGATTGGAGGGCTGTCCTACTGTTACAGGGCTCTGCCCCGGGCCCACCTCACAGTGAAGGCAGAGGCCCCCAGGCAGCCCTTGGTGGGCCAGAACTCAACCAGGAGCCACACTGGGGGCGGAGGGCAGGCTGTCTGCTTCCCATTTTGCAGACGAGGGCTAGTGTCAAAGCCTAGCTTTGAGGCTAACCCAGGGCACAgttgaggagggagggagagggaagcagTGGCCGCTGAGCACACCAGCCCCGGGTAGTGGCTTTTCTGTATCATCTCCAAGCCCCCATTCAGCTGCTGTGGGCAgaggccagccccagcccctcgcTCTGCCCAGCGAGTGGCCAGCTGCCCAACACGCATGGAGTCCCAGTGGGCATGGCCAGTGGTGCAGGGGTTTGTTCGTGCCTGAGCTGTCCTGGCCCTCGCCGGGTCGGGGGTGGACGTGGCCAGCTGTGCGAGGAGGGCCAGCATCCCACTGGCCTCCATCTCCCCATCTGTACCTGGGTCCTTGCAGGCCCTGGGACATGGCCTCGGTGTACAGCCTGCCTGCCCCACCCTCTGTGCCCCCGGGTCCCTGTTCCTGCTCCAGGCACAGCTCAGACTGTCGCCTGCACCCAGCCTACGCTGGGAGGAGGAcacagggtgggggtgagggagtaGCCACCTGTccccacctgcctctgcttccacCTTGTGCACAGACATGAGTGGCCTGAGAACGGGAGCCCCTTGGGGACACCCAGGGCCCCTGCCTATGCTTCCATGTGCAGAGGGCCCCCCCGGCTGCCCCTTCcctgggccaggccaggctgtGGAGGTGCAGGCCCAACAGTGAGGGGCTGCCTGCAGGAGCTGGCAGAGCCATGGGCCGGACCCAGGAGGGGCCACACGGGCGGTGCTGGCACAGCCAACCCAGGTCAGAGCTACGGGGCCctggagaacatcctggccattttacagatgagaaaactgagtccaGAATGGGCCTGGCTGTCCCAGGCCCCTGGCACCCTCGTGTCCCAGCAAGCATTGCCAAGCGGCATGTTGCACCCACGCTGAGGATCTTGTTTGCCCAGTTGGGCCTGACGGgctccctggcactggctgcctGGAGCAGAGGTCAAGAGACGCTGAGCAGGGGCTGGGAAGATTCATGCAACGTCCTAGCTCCGTCCCAGCCGCCAAACAGGAGGTGGGCTGAGTGGGAAGGCGGGCGGTCAGTGCGTGGTTAtgcactggcattacaggtggCATCTCGTCAATCTGTCAGTAAGCTGTGGGGGTGGCATTGACACACTCATCCGCATTTGAGGACAGGAACCAGGAGATCCTATGGGTCACAGGCCGGTCAGCGGAAGAGCCCAGTCTCACCCTGAATCAGAGCCGTCCCCCACCCTGGGCCCTGGTAGCAGCCCCTGGCCGTGCTGGGTGCGCAGGCTCAGCCTCTCCCCCACTCTCAATCTGTCTTTGTTCTCCCTGCTCCTGGGAAGGCAGCTGCTAGCGGGGATGTAGGCTGGGGGCAGGGACCATGGAGCCTGGCTCGTGGGCAGGCAGCGGGCAGCCGTCTTGTCTTGGCACAGGCAGGGTGGGGGCTGGACACCCTGGGGCCCAGCTAGGCACACAGCAATCAGGACCTGAACCCTGAAGCCGGGGCCTGGCTCCAATGAGCTGCTGCCCTTCCCCCTCCCAGGTTGAGAGAGGCTTTTTCTGAGGACAGAGGAGGGACCTGGGGCCTCGGAGGAGGCATCTCTGAGTATGTCTGGTCCGGGGGGAGGAAacccaggtgggaggattctGGTGACGAGCTCCTGGCCACCTGCCCTCATTGCCCAGCAGACCCCCTGCAGGGTACGTCTGGGGCCTGCGATAGGCCAGCCCTGGGCTCATGCCACCTGCAGGGCCTGATCAGGCCCTGTGCCCTTCCCAGTCCCTAACCACAGATCTGTACACGTCACTCCCAGCCACAGCCATGGTAGGTGCTGGCAGGCCCTCAGGCCCAGGAAGTACTTCCATGTAGCCGCTCGTCCCCCCATGCCTCTCCCTGGGCCCCCAGACTCCAGCCCAGACCCCTGAGAACGCCAGAGGTGACCAGGCCCTCAGGGAGCACCCCGTTGGCCCTGCTGTTTGTGCAGTGGAGACACTGTGGCCTGTAGAAGGCCCATTCGGTGACTGGCGAGCCGCCCACCCACCCAGGCCCTGCACACCCTCAGTGCAGGTGGAAGCGAGAGCTGGGCTTCCTGGCGTGGGGCCTCCGCCCTTCCTGTCCTCCCTTGCCTGGGCTGCGCTTGCCGACTCTCCTCCCAGTGACCCCTCCTCCCAGTGAGCCGGGGCATTTCCTGTTTGCTGCATCCCCCTACCCCCCCTACAGAGTCACCCTCCTCCCTGTGGCTTCCACAGGGCTCTGTTCCTAACCCAGGAAGATGTACCTTCCCCAGGCCCATTGTCTGCCCCAGATCCTGGGGACACAGAGAGCCCAGCTGTAGCCTGGCTCCCGGGCCAGTGGTGTCCCCTGGCGTTCAGTGCTGGCCAGCCCGGACCCCCCAGCCACCTCCACCGACACTTGCCAGAGTGCCATGAAGGACCCCTGGCCCCCAGCTCTGCTCTCTGGGTGACCCAAGCAGGGGCTACCACCGCTCTGAGCCCAGCTTCCCTCTGTGAGATGTTGCTGTCTTTTGATCattttgcttgctttcttcctcAGTATGAAACGACCATATTCATCCGAGATGCAGCTTCAGTTAGTGATTGGGCAGGTGTCCCGGTGGTATCGCACCCACCATGTGATTGAAATCCGTCACCATGCGGCCTGCTTCCCATCTTTGTCTTCTGATCATGATGCTGCTGAGAGCGCCTTTCTGCCCACCTGCTCCCAGGGGGCCCTTCTGTCCTGCTGTGGGTCCTCACAGTGGCCCGGGGGCCCTCTTTGCACAACAAGCGGAGTTCAAGATCTTGGAGGGCTTTGGAGGCAGGAGCCTTGCACTCCATCCAGATCTTGGGGACTGCAGGTGGCATGAGGGCTGGAGTGCTTCTTGGGTGTGAGACGGGCCAGGTGacagtgaggacacagccagccCTCACCAAGGCCCAGTGCGCCCCATGCCCCTGGACACGTGGCAGTGGGTGGACCCCCATCCTCACCTGCCTTGAGGCCCCCTGTGCACAGACCCTCCCTGGGCCTTGCCGGCAGTTGGTGAGCCACCAGGTCAGTAGAGGTCCCTCAAGGGGCTGTTGGCCTGGTGGGGAAGGTGACACATGCTGGAGGCTCAAAGGAGCTGGGAGTCTGAGTGTGAGGGAGGGGAATGGGGGTCATGGTAGGGCAGGTTCAGCTCCAGGTGCCTCCACCGCCCTGCAGGGCCTGGGCTGCCCAGAACCCCGGGGTGCTGCCAGGAACGCGTGCAGTCCTGGAGATCCATGGGTTGCCAAGCAGTGGAAAAATTGGGGCTCTCGGAGGAGCTAAAAATACAGTgtggcagcccctgcctcctAGTTCCGGAATCCTCTCCTGCCGTTCTGCCCACCCACCCCGTGGAAGACAAGCTCCCTCCCTGCACCCCCACCACCAACGCTGGCTCAGGGCCCAGAAGCACCCAGCCCTGTGCCAGTGCCAGAAGGGCGACACCACAGCTGCCTGCCCACTCCCAGGCAGCAGCCCCCCACAGGTGCTCATGTGCCCAGCCAGTGCCTGCCCTACCCCCGCCACTGCTTCAGGGTCCCCAGAGCCCCTTGGTCCCAGGCACAGTAGGCAGTACCTGCCACCCCAGGGCTGCCAGGCTCAGGGCTTGGCCTGTTCCTCGTGGGGAGCCTGGACCCAGGCAGACCTCTCCCTTCCCTACCAGTGGGGACTTCACAGGGGAGGGGGCTGTCCCAGGCAGACTCAGAACATGTCACAGCGGGGGCCTCCAGGCCCATTGGTGCTGGCCGAGGGCATAGGAGCTCCCACACTGTGCTGTGGAAGGCCCTCCTCGCCTGGCTCCTGGGAGGCAAGTGAGGGAGCCGAGGCCTGGGGGCTTCAGTGGCTGGCTCAGGTCCCTCGCGTGCTGGGATTCAAGTCTGGGTACCCTAACCCTGGCCTGTGTGCCGCTCAGAACCATGGGCCCATGCAGGAGCCCCCAGCTACTCTCCACAGCTCGGTGCTGGGCCTGCCTCAGGAGCCCACACTCCCTGGCTCTGGTTTTCTGTCTGCACCGCAGGGGCTAGGCACATGGCTGCAGGTCTAGTGAAGGCCAGCATGGCCCTGTCCCCACCCACACCACACACTCAGCTTGACTGTTGACTGCTAGGCGGGGCGGTGGCCCGGTGGCTTCCCGAGAGTCAGTGCAGCTGCCCTAGCATGTAGGCATTCGGATGGAGGTGCTGgcatcaccacaccaggctggccaggcccaggcccagaggGGGACCCTGCCTGCCAGAGCTAGAGTCAGGGGAGAGGCATGGCCCCGTCCTCTGGAAGCCCCAGGCTATTGGTTGACAAAAGCAAGTGCTGAAGAACCATGGTGATGTCCCACTAGCATGGGTGGGGTGAGCCCCTCAGACCTCAGAGTCTTCATCTGCAAAAGACCCTGCCCTGTGCAGTTCCATTGGTGCTGGTGGACTGCCGGGGGGGGTGGATGGGACGCCCCTTCTTGGTGCCCTGACCCTTTTGCTGTCCAAGGCATGGGGTCTGGCCTGAGCCATGGGTACTGGGCCCTGCAGAGCCTGGATGGTCCTGCCCTGCCTCAGCCAGAGCTGGTGCCGGCTGTAGAAAAGATTGCGAAGAACGCAAATTCCTGTGCCTGTGGGGAGGTGGCCACGCCCTACAGCCGGGGCTGGGGAGCTCTGAGGACACATTCCTGCGCTGGTGGCCCCGCCAACCCACTTTCCAGATGGAGAGCAGAGGGGAAGGGTAGCCTGCCCAGGGGCACACAGCTCAGCAATGAGACTCCCGCCCCCTTCCCTTCTCAGTTGGCACTGGCACCTTCCAGCGTATTGTTCCCCATAGCCCCGTGCCCCTGAGATCAGTAAACTGTGGATTCCTTCTGGAATCCTTGCAGAAGTGGACACCACCCCCCAGTGAGAACAGGCAAGGCTGTTTTTGCAGAGCTCGCTGTAGCAGGGAGTCGGCCACCGCCACCCGCGTTTAGCAGAGACTCACAGGCGGGCGGGGGAGTGGGAAGCCTCATGGTTTTCTCATATGGATAATTCACTCTATACATAGAAAGCTTTTTATAGACACAGGGAAGGCTCGGGGATGCCCTGAGAGAGGCTGCTGGCTGGAATTTGGGCTCCTATGAGATGAGACAAAAATCACAGAAGCTGTCAGTTATTACCCAGGTCCCAGCCATTTGGGGCCAGTGGCCAGATTGCGGGTCAGAGTGCTGCATATATGGTCTGGCCGTGGTGTGTTTGCAGGTTCAGCCTCATGCTGAAAAGCAGTTGGAACATTCTCCGGTGTAGAGCCTGACGGGGGGCCTGGGTGAGATCGGGCAGCCTTGGCAGCACCACAGAAGGAGGAGAGcagctccggcctcagcctccggggCCTCAGCCGGAGCCCTGTCTATGCCGGGCCGCAGCCCAGCGAGACCCTGTTACACTCACTGCCCCCAGACAGCACCCGGTGGGACACGGCCAGCTGGGGCAGCTCAGACACAGAGCCAGGCACCCAGGCACGGGGGTATAGGAACCTGATGGGCAGGAGGGCCAGTTTCCTCCCACCGTGGCTCCACCCCACTGACCAAGGGGGATCCTCTTGACTGGGGTCTTTCAGGGGCTTGCACAGGGCAAGGAGCGCTGGGCAGTGCCAAGAGGGGCAGTACTCAGGTCAGGGAGCATCTTCTGTGTCCAGGGacaccctggggcctggggcacggtggctctcggcGGCACTGCTTGTCTCTAAAAGGTCAGGATTTTTTGCATGGAGGGACCCCCGGGGCTCTTGGCTGGAGAGGACACTCTGGATGCCAGGGGCCGGGCCTGGGAGAGTTCATAACTCCGTCCACTCAGCCTGTGCCAAGGGGACAGGGACTCCGGCCAATGGAGGCGGGGGAGGAAAGGAGGGTCAGTTCTGGGGCCTCTTTAGGCAGCAACAGCCAAGGCGGGTGGGAATATATGCAGAGGCCCGGCTGCCTGGCTCTTCATGGTGGTGGGAGCAACCCTACTGCCACCAGGAGGGGCGTTGGGGACCTGAGGCTGCCTGGGAGGGACCCGGCTGTCTCTGGCAGCTCAGCGGTCAGCAGCGATGAGAAGCCAGGGGAGCGTGAGGAGCAGCCCAGGACAGGGCCCAGAGTGGGTGGGCAGAGGTGGCCGGAAGGTCTTGCGCATCTGGGTGAGTGGACGGCCACTGGGTGACCAAGAGGGCCGGGCCTGGGAGGGTGGCTTAAAACCACAGTGCACCGGGGGCTCCGGGCTCTCCGTTCTACAGTGCCCAGACCAGGACCCCCTGCAGGGAGGAGGGGCATCCCAAGGACAGCCTCTCAGGATGCTCCTGGCAGCCTGGTGCTGGAGgtgcagaagaagaaactgaggcccaggcaggatGAGTGACTGGGCCAAGGTCTGCTGGTGAGGGCCCGGGCTGGGGACATGCAGATCAGAACCCTGGCTTACACCTGTCAGGCTGCCTCCTGGAAGGAGCCCACTGGCCCCCTGGGGCAGTTGGACAGGTGGAGGGCTGAGGGGCGGTGCGGGGAGTAGGGGCTGGACTGCCGGAAACACCAGGCTTGGTCGTGGACCAGGCTGGGGAGTGGGCCTGAGACCTCAAGGGCAGGTGCTCCAGGACACTCTCCCAAGGCAGGAGGGGAGGAATAGAGCCTCCTGGGGAGGCAGGCGCTTGGGTGCTCGACCCCGCTCAGCTCCCGTGACCTCAAATGCCCTTCAGCCTGGGGTCCCCTGACTTACCGGGTTGGGCAGCACTTGAAGCAAAGCCATGTGGGACCTCCAGTCACAGCCCAGCCGTGCCCAGGTGTGGGACTGTGGGCACAGACCCAGCTTCTCTAGGACCCAGCCGCCTCCAGTtccccacctgttgtgggaggtaTAAAGTGCCTGCCTTGGAGGTGGTGGGAAGCCGAGGGCCAGGGTGGAGAGTGCTGGGCCGGGGTGGAGGCTCAGAGCGTGTCCCTGCCAGGCCCGGCCCCCTAGCTCCCTCCCCGAGGCTCCACGCTGCTGTTCTCAGACGCTAAATATAAGATCTAAGCCATACATGGTTGCAGGAGGGCCTGGGATGCCCCTGACCTTCGAGGCCAGTTCCCAGGGTCTGTGGTTGGGGACAGCGGCTGGGGGGATGTGGTGGCGTGGAGCTGATGTCAGAGGTGCAACCCGCCTGTCCTGCTGTTCTGTTTTGGGGAAAGGCACGTGTTGGGGCTCTTCTGGGCTGGGCCTGTTACCTACCCGGGTGTTCCCAGGGCTGGAGTCAGACCTGTTGCGACTGAATCCTGGTAAAACCCTGAGTGCCAAGGGTTTCCGTCTTCCTGTTGGTGTGGGCCCCCTACCCACATGCAGACGGGCAGACTGAGGCCCAGGGGAGACCTGGGAGTCgcccctcctccccagccacgcTGCTGACGCTGTGGGCACCCCAGGCATGCCTGAGGTTTGGAATCTCCCTGTCCATATTGTCCACTGGGGCGGGGGAAGTGCCCTGGGGTGAGATAAGGCAGCCTCAGATGCGCCGTTTTGTCGCATCATTACCGTGGGTAATGTTCCAGCCAGGGGAGCCTCCCGCTCCCCCGAGTCCTCCCCAAGCTCATCCGGTCCCGTCACTCTGCAGGGGCCGTGCTGGCCTCGTGCTGCAGGTTTCTGAGCCggctcctcccctcccagccctgaGCCTCGGGGTCCTCATGCGCGCAGTAGGGCCCTTCCTGCCTGCCGCCTCGGTTGCTGAAATTCGGTCAGGGATGGGTACAGGGAAGCCTAAGATATAGTGGGGGACACAGTGCTACCCCTAACCCTCAGCATGGCACGTGAGCAGGAATTGCAGCAGAGAAACTGAGACCGAGGGAAGTGGCCCCGCCTGCGCTGGTGGCCAGGAGGACAGCCCCCATCCCCTCCCCGCTGACGGCTCCCTGCCCTCTGCCTGCAGCTCGGCAAGATGTCGGTGAAGGAGGGCGCACAGCGCAAGTGGGCAGCGCTGAAGGAGAAGCTGGGGCCACAGGATTCGGACCCCACGGAGGCCAACCTGGAGAGCGCGGACCCCGAGCTGTGCATCCGGCTGCTCCAGATGCCCTCTGTGGTCAACTACTCCGGCCTGCGCAAGCGCCTGGAGGGCAGCGACGGCGGCTGGATGGTGCAGTTCCTGGAGCAGAGCGGCCTGGACCTGCTGCTGGAGGCGCTGGCGCGGCTGTCGGGCCGCGGCGTTGCACGTATCTCCGACGCCCTGCTGCAGCTCACCTGCGTCAGCTGCGTGCGCGCCGTCATGAACTCGCGGCAGGGCATCGAGTACATCCTCAGCAACCAGGGCTACGTGCGCCAGCTCTCCCAGGGTGAGCCGCAGTGTGGGAGGGCCGCCCAGGCGGACGCTGGGGACCTGGTATGAGGCTTCAGGCCCAAAAGGCCCCGGGAGGCCTGGGGAACCACCAGGAGGAAGCGCAGCCAGGCAGgcaaggagggcttcctggaggaggactggcttcctgggctcaggaaaAACATCCACATTCACTCCGAGTCTGAGGCTTCCAGGTCACCCCAGTCCCCGCACTGCTGCACCAGCGGTCCCCCTGTGCCCCTCTCTGTTGTGTGGCTCTGCCCCACCCTTCCTCCCCGTCCTGTGCTGGCTCCCACCCTCTGGGCTCTCTGCCCTCGTCCACACCTCGGCGGCAGGAGTCACTGAGTCAGAGATGCGAATCCACCCGAGTGGCTCCCTACATACACCTGCCTAGCTCCAAGCCCTTCAGCCTCAGCCCAGACAGAGCCCTTGAGGTCTGGCCCACACCTACTGATGGTgtcaccctccacctcccagcgcCTTCCCTAGCGCCTCCCTCCCCGCCCTGTCCCCTACTCCAGCACCCAGGGGACTCGTTCCCGGCAGGCAGGCAGGCCCTTGGTCTCTGCCTCTGCTCGTGTTTTCTGCCTTTGCGTCCTCCAAGGTCCTGCGCCGCTAAGCCTTTAAGCCCCAGCTCACTTTCCTGTCCTCCAGGAAGTCTCCCCAGGCTGTGCCCAAAGTTAGTCCCGGTCCCTTGAGAGAAACCCTTGCTGTGCCACTCCATGGCTGCTGCCAGGTCCTACCGATGCTTGGGGACGAGCTAGGGTGGGCAGTGATGGGCGGGGCTGGGCCCATGGGGGCGGCAGTTACCTGTGCAGGCAAGCAAGCCAGAGGCGCCTCGTTTCTGTCGGACCCAGGGGACAGAGGCAGGTGTAGGGGCCAGCCATTCTCAGCCCGTctccccagcctgggcctggcAGGGCCCCTCTATGGAGTCTTTTGTGAATTGTTCTCAGCAGGGTCAGATGAGAGACACCCCCAGAACTTTCACAGCTCCAgatggggtgggaggcaggggttcATAGGAATGAGGTTGTGTCTGCCATAAACACAGTAAGTGCTGCATTGGGAGAAAAGCTGGGCCCAGAGCCAGTGACAGGATGGGGCAGCTGCCTCCAAGCCCTTCCCTGCAGGGTCTGGCCCTGTGGTCCAGGAGCAGGGCCAGGACACCGAGGAGTGGGGCACCTCGTTGGGTCCCAGCCCACTGCTGTGGGCCACAGA
This genomic stretch from Homo sapiens chromosome 14, GRCh38.p14 Primary Assembly harbors:
- the INF2 gene encoding inverted formin-2 isoform 3 (isoform 3 is encoded by transcript variant 9), with protein sequence MSVKEGAQRKWAALKEKLGPQDSDPTEANLESADPELCIRLLQMPSVVNYSGLRKRLEGSDGGWMVQFLEQSGLDLLLEALARLSGRGVARISDALLQLTCVSCVRAVMNSRQGIEYILSNQGYVRQLSQALDTSNVMVKKQVFELLAALCIYSPEGHVLTLDALDHYKTVCSQQYRFSIVMNELSGSDNVPYVVTLLSVINAVILGPEDLRARTQLRNEFIGLQLLDVLARLR